The DNA sequence CAGAAATGAAAAGATGTGTATGTATGGTGTAATGCTAAATAGCACTTCAActaagttcaaaaataaaatctatcAAACTTTATCGGCATATACAATCATCATCATTACCTTTTAATCATACTTATCATCATAATATATTACACTTCTTGAATGCCAATATAACCATTACTACAACTTTAAGACTaatgtaaaaaaataagaaaactgAAAAAATATGCCAAGTACTTTGCTGATTGTTTTAGTGTACCTGAAAATATTCAATCAGTTTATTTGAATGATGGCCCAGCATTCCGCTATAAATAATCCGTCCTCCAGCTTTCATTAGAATCAACTGCATAAAGAAAAGGCTCATTTCAAGTCTCAAATATAATATTACATAGGAGTAGTAGTATTTTGTACATTAAGATGGTGACATTTTAGATATTTCAGTAGCTGTAAATGCTCAAATATTGACAACAGAAAGCACTTTTAAGTACCTCATCAAAAGTCTCAAATATGTCAATGCTTGGTTGGTGTATGGTGCAAACCGTTGTCCTGCCAGTGCCAACAACATTCTTCACTGCACGCATAACCACTGCGGCTGCTCGGGCATCCAAGCCTGAGGTTGGTTCATCCATAAAGATTATTGATGGATTGGAAACAAGCTCCACTGCAATGGTTAGTCTTTTGCGTTGTTCAGTTGACAAGCCACTTTGGCCAGGAATGCCAACTAAACTGTCTTTTATGTCATCAAGTTCAATTGTTTCAAGCACTTCTTCAACAAATTTCTGCTCCATGGATACACACAGAAAAGTTAAAGAGTGTATATGTTAACCGAGAAATACAAACATGGTGCAAGTGATAAGGATGCGATACCCCTTTTGTTGCTGTATCAATCTCCATCGGCAACCGCAACCAAGCCGAGTATGTGACAGATTCTTCAACTGTTATATATGGAGAATGTATGTCATTCTGCTCACAATAACCTGAAACTCGCGCAAATGTCTTCTGCACTTTGGGGTATCCTCCAATTCTGATATCTCCTTCAATGATACCTCCAGTTTTCCTTCCTGAAAGGACATCCATGAGAGTTGTCTTTCCTGCTCCACTTACTCCCATTAGTGCAGTGAGAACTCCTGGCCTAAAGGCTCCGGTGATATCACAGAGCAATTGTAATCTTTTCTCATTTGACCCATGCTTTTTCATTTCCTGCTCAGAAGGACAAACTTAACATTATTAATTTACAACCTTGTAAACAATGTACATAGTCATGACCATAACATAAATAGTCGTGCTAATTACCGGTGGGGTTTCAACAAAATACTGGACATCCTTAAATGCTATTGTCAGAGGCTGAAAGGGCAGGACCATTTTCCCTGTATGCATTGACCAACCATGCAAAAGGTTCCAAAATCACATGCTATTTGTttgaatgtaagaaatcatgTTGAGATCATTTATAATTTAGTAACTTTGTTCACCTGTGCTTTGAGTTTCATTTGATGTGCTGCCAATATCAACTGCAACTGATTTATTTTTGAGCTCCACGCTATTGCTATTTTCTTCTCCATTTAGTTGAGATACCTTCTTTTTTGAAACTAAGGCTCGAGATGCCTTAGGCTCTGAATACATTTCCATCAAATCAgtgaattgagaaaaataaaatgattgtttgatttttgttttccaCTGTAATAACTTGTATGTTACTTACGTTTTAAGTAAGTTAATGCTAGGATAAATCCAAAATCAAAAACTACTGCGAAACCAAGCAAGGCTCCAATTGATATCCAGTAGAAGTTGCTCTCAAAGTCTAAACCACGATCACTTAGAACCCTCCTTCCCACGGTGGTGTTTCCATCTTTGATCTgccaatgaaaaatagaaaattaataattcatttatatttatattcttCATGACTAAGTGACCAATCATGAACACGAGTATATTGATTGTCTTAGTTACCTGCCAGCGAGGAGCGAGAAATTCATTTAGTGTTATTCCTATTTCCCCATATGTCATGGGAGAAAGCCAAAATCCCCATCTCAACCACCATGGTAATGATGCTGCAGTGAATGAACTCAATTAAAACTCTCTACTCAAAATAGTACGTCTTATAACTGAAACTATAGAATGGCTTACGTCGAGGAAGAATAAAGCCTCCAAACAAGAACATCAGTACTAAAACCAAGGAGCCAACAGTTGTGGCTGCAACATCAGTTTTGAAAACTCCAGCAAGGAAACGGCACATGGAGGTTGATGACATATGCAGAGCAACAAGCAAAATAAACTGGCGGAGAAACCTAAGAAGTTGACAAGAAATGAAAGGTCAGAAAAGCTTACaaaacaaacagaaaatgaaagtaCTAACTAAAAAATAAGTAAACAGAAAAGCTGCCAATTTGAGCATGTGATTAACAAAATTGCTTGCCTTGTTATTTCAGGGCTGTAGCCAATAACATAATATGTCACTGATGTCCAAACAATGGCATCAAGAAACGAAAATGGAATCTTTATAAGGGAAGCTGGAAGACAATAAGCCCATGCCGGATAAAGATAGAATGCTGTCTGCTTATAAACAACAGGAAGCCTAGTAATGGTCATGATCAGCTCAGCAACTCCATTAGTCATGAGGCGGACGAGTGTATAGTACAATGATCCCAATAAATAGTTTGAACTTATCAAGTCCACGCCATGTTGAGTCCGTAAGAACACCGTCATTGTGATGATTGCGGTGATTGTAAGCTGCAGAGCAAAAAGGAGAAACAATAAGGCTAAATTAGTTAAGTGTTTCAAGTACCACTAAGATTAACAGAGTTGCACTAGATTCAGGGCAATAACCTGGGCAGTTTTGAATACATAGATAAATGAGTTCCGGTTCATGAGAAGAAGTTCTCTCCTCATACAAGCTTTAAAGATTTCCCACTTTCCCAAGGAGTACACGCTATGTGATAAAGAATTTTTATGAGATTGAGATTTATCAAATGGCTGTGCAAGCTCATCACCTAGCATCCGTCCCCAGTAACTGCTTTTGAAGATTTCGGAGAACTGATCCACTGAGACATAACTGTAAGGAATATCCGTGCGGTACCAGTATTGCCTTTGATCCTTCTTGGATATTACCTGTACAGAGTTCAACTAAGTGAGTTTTGAGCATAAGAAATTAGACAAGCAAGAAAATTGCCTTGAGCTTGGGATCAATGCTACCAATGACTAAGACTAAAGGAAAGTTGGGATTTGTTATCTCACCTCTTGAAGAAAGTCTGCAACCCCTTTTCTTTCTGGGCACCAGAAACCACAATCCTTGAAAAACTGGAGTGCTTGACTGCATGGGCCGTGGTATACTATCTTCCCCTCTGCCATCAATATGAGATCATCGAATAATTCAAAGGTTTCAGGTGCTGGTTGAAGGAGTGAAAGCACTGCAGTTGCATCAGTGATGTGCACCAACTGCTGGAGACAAGTAACTATTTGGAAAGTTGTTGAGCTGTCCAAGCCAGTTGATATTTCATCCATGAAAAGAGTTTTGATTGGACCAACAATCATCTCTCCTGCCATATGATTTGGAATAGATCTTAACATGAATGCATTGAGGGGAAAAAAGAATGAATGAGGAGAACATTGAGTTCTTGATTTGTTGAATTCCATATATGAAAAGAGAAACACATTCTTTTTGTAGATACCTGTAGTTAGCCTTTTCTTCTGTCCACCTGAAATTCCTCTCTCTAATGCATCACCAACTAGTACGTCCGCACAGATATCCAGTCCCAGAATCTAGGATgtcaaaaaagaagaaacatcTTAATCGAGCCATTCAATAACTGTGTAATCTAACTTAGCCCTGCTGGAAATGGATGTACCTTCAAAACATATTCTGTCTGAAGATTTTCACTTTGTCCTTCAACTGAAATTGCCTGCAAAAACgttgttatttcctttatcaaCTGGTTGCTTCTTAATTATGACATATAGAAGTTTTTCTGACTACAATTACCTTCATATAGGTATCAATATCAGGATCAGGGATGATTCCTTCTTCCTTTTCCCTCCTGGTGATTTCAGCTACCATGTCTGCAATGCGAAGGACATACATGAATGCCTCTCGTATTGTATTAGTAACATTTCATGGATAATTGGTCTATTTAAGAACTTTACCAGCCCTGCTTCCAACTCCTTGACAGCGTGCTGAAAAGTCGATTGTTTCTCTCACTGTCATCTCAGGAATGTGCAGGTCATACTGGCTTATGTAAGCTGATGTTTTTCGAGGTACAAATTCATCTAGATTCTGACCATTGTAAGATATTTCTCCAGAAACCTGAATGCAAGTAAAAGCAGTAGGATGTGAATTGAGATTGCAGTTTAGTGCAACTCAATGCCTTAAGTTGGTTTCTAAAGGACtttaaataatagtatcaatgatgaagaaaaagcatggtTGTGCTTCTAGTCACATTCTTGGATATTTCAAATTCTGAAACATAATTTCTATAATAATGGAAACTCAGGCAAAAGGTTAGTTGAGTTCAATGACTTTAGCCCATAATTTCTCTACTGTCTTAAAAATACTGACCTTGAGAGATTGCTCTAGTTTCCCAGCCAGTGCCATTAACAAGGTCGTTTTCCCACACCCTGGTGGACCAAGAAGAAGAGTGAGCCTGCACATGAAACCATCTTTGTTATATCAGCCTTCGATCCCTTTTATTGTAAGTTGCACTTCAAATTGGTACTTCTTAGTTTTCATTTGTACCACTTATATAAGTTTAAAGAAGGGATTTTGATGTTCTGCATACATTCTTGTGCATATATCAGTACGTAGCTGAAAAGCTTCATCTTGAGCGTTAAAGTGAAGTACAAATACAGCATATTCACCTACCTTGATGGCTTTATGATGCCACTAACATCATTCAGAATGCTTATATTGGCTCCTTGAGTAGTGCATGATATAGTCTTCACAAAACCCTGTTCCAGAAATAATTTTAGCCCATTTTTGCATGAACAAATGTAAACATGTCTGTACAATTTTTGCTCCTTTTCAATCTGTATCTCATGAAATGCTTTGTACTACTCAGTTATGCATGATAGTAGCCTGTTTAGGTTTAAACCAGAGAAAGCACACTTACTGAGAGTTGGCTAGACAAGGAGTTCCATAAAGTAGGGAGTGGCTTCCCTTGAACAACCTCACATTCTGCTTCAACACTTAGGTTCGTGTACTTGACCTCCACACTTGGTAACTTCACATTGACTCTGAAAAACTAGCATTTGTCAATTCTTGAGATTCATATATACCAAGTTACCAACATTAGCTGGCACCCTTCTTGCCCAGTCCATTCTCTAACTGAGTGAAACAAATTTTCTACAAGTACAACTAGAACTATATTTGGTAAGTGTTTCAGAATAGAAATACAAAGACattgaggaaaaaaaaaagataaaaaagttaCGTCTCAATCCCTATCTCCGTTTTCCCGGAATAGATTTGTTTCTTTTGATATCTCTATATTTCTATGCTGAGACAAGGACCAAATGGAGCCACATGTGTCTATAATCAAGTGAGAAATTCCCAGAATtgaaagacaaaattaaaaagtctTTCAAAATTACTAGAGAAAGCAACGCTTAATCCATGGAACTGAAGAGAGAAGGAAGGGGGAGTCAAAGGCTAATACAAACTTAGAATTGGTTCAAAACAAGTTCAGTTGATCTAACACAAAGAATTTCTATTGGCAGCACGATGAAGTAGTGATCAAGGGTAGCTAGTAATTAACAAGTACCTTTCCATTCTTTCCCTAAGCTTCTGGAGCAATTGAAGGTTGTCATTCTCAATATGCTTGATGAGCCTGTCAATGAAGAGACGCTTTTCGACCGCTCCAAGCTTTGTAACATCTACTtctcttctgctgctgcttcttgcTCCTAGAACCACACTCTCCTGACTAACATCAACAAAAGAAGTTTTAATCCTTTTGAAAGTTGGCAATTTCTCAATTGCAGCCCACTTTGACTGAAGCTCCTTATCTTCCTCCACAAATGAATCTGCATCTCTGTCATAGTTCAACACATGCCCTTGTGTTCTTCCCCTTGGTGTCAAATTCATTGGTGTTAAACTCCTTGGAGTCAAACTCATTGGAGTTAAACTCCTTGGAGTTAACTCCATTactggaagaagaaaaaaactgATCAAAAACTCAGCTTGAAGCAGCTACTTGAAGCTGTCAAAACATCAAACACCTTACAGGTATGATGTCACAATTGGGACAATGATTGTGGCAAAAGAAGAAGTGGTGCTAAAGATCCTTTAAAACACAGGGAAAAGAACACATGAAGATCTTTTAGGATTTAGCAGCCACCTAAGGAGTGACCCCCCTTTATTGGAGAACAAAGTAACAAACCAGTTTTTTGGTCTTATAATTGTCAAAGGTTCATTTCATTCAATGGAAAATGGAGAGAAATGTTTTGTTTTGAAACACAAaagaaaactaataataataacaagaggGGGTTGTtgcttaatattttaatttgtgaatttctctctctctctctctctctctctctgtctaaACAGTTACTTGTTGATGATCATTATTTCACTCCTTCCTTCATTGACCATAGCAGAGAGAAAGTCCCATGTGTACATTGTTTTATTCTACGTAAAAGCTTTGTTAATTCTTATTATAATGCCAGGTCATTATCCTTGACTTAAGGGTAATAATAGGAAACTAATATGAGTTTTGGTACGTACACAatgatttttgtaaataatataaacaataaattttaaaattaattcaataaaataaaaaaatattctatttctaaattacttcttaaaatttaatattatgataaTCATCTGCACACTTAATGAATTGAGTcattatgaataaattaaattaaaaaaaataaccattcaattaaaaataatgaatataaCCATCTGTATACCTATTGAATTGATCTGACATAtcaattgttcacattgtttagtatttttattgtctatctAATACTTTTCCAACTAATAtttagttttgaacttttgataaATGACAAATGATAGtcgttataaaataattattgtcTAGTACCTTTAATTGTGTACTACAAATATATTTTATAGTGATTTTTGGTTTGTAAtttgtataaattataattattataaataaaaataaatggatataattattattcttttctacgtttcttttcttttctgtcaaGCTAATTTAATTAAATCTCTAATATAGTTGTCTTGTCCTAGCCTTTCCCCGCAAAAGcaaagactatatatatatatatatatatatatatatatatatatatatatatatatatatatatatatatgaaagtaATTATTAAGCACTTTATTATGAGGAAGATGGCAAGTTTATATGATCGTATAATTGGTATCAACCAAAGAATCAAAGGcactttaatattttcttttcactGCTGATGAGagtgatgaagtcatgaggatttTACATAATGAAGACAATTATATGAAAACATGGAGGAAACAACATAATATAGTGTACATCTTTCAATGGGAAAGCAGTTTGAGACTTGAGATAACTTTGACTAAGTTTGTTAACAAATTAATAATCAACAACAATGTCATATTGTGAGATGGTACTTtcttattatagaaaaaaaaattgttagtaGAATTTTTTCAGACTGATCATAGTCACATATGTGCCTAACCCAGCCTCTTTTTTTCAGATTAGAATTTTATGTGGCCATGTGTTTTGCCTTTGATATTTTGAGTACAGTAGCAGACATTTGTTGAATAATGTAAGTACATTTTATGTTCATGCATGTGAACTTTCAAAGTCCTTGGCGGCTAGttgaattgaataataataataataaatataatgctGAAATAATAAactgtaaattattattttatttatttatttattataattcattagGTGTGACTTATCTAGATAAGTAGATATAAGCTTGAATATTTTGCCTGGACTTATACTACGTAAATTAAATTGTAGAAGACTATGTTGTATTTTCTGTGTTTggcccaaaatttcaaaattatgtacGTAGAGATCAAATCCcaaaattcaaatccaaaatTGTTTTTCTCATCCGAAGAGATTTTGTCATACCAACCGGTCAACTGATGTAAATTTTAAGAAGTTGAAGGAGCGAGGATATTATAGTAGTTACTAGTTAGTCTTTATTTTCTTTACACATGATATTAGTAATTATTCCACAAATATGATGATGTCACGTTTTGATATTGTTAATTATGCTCCATTAATACATCTTATTAACTATACAGTATACGAAAATAATTATTTGTCACAAGACAAGTAAGTAACACCATTTGGAAAATATAAATTATTCCAAATTGTAACTCAAAATTTAAGCTTAAGCTAACACGTCTTAAATGATTAGTTTAGCTATGTATCTTGGATTAACTTGCAATGATTTTGTTACTTTGTGTGTGGGACAGCACCAATAACTAACtatgacttttctttatttatataattgTTGTAAATTGATGGGATGGGATGAGTGTGATTCCTCATGCAGCCTTTCCAGCAGAGCCCCTAGGGCCTTGCTGTCTTTTTTGGCTcgctcttatttatttatttaattatttaacaattcAACCTGCTTTTCCCAGCTATCTTTGTCTTATGTGTTCAATTTAAAGTCATCCATATTTACTGTACAAGATTATCACGCAATACATGTGTTTGGAAAAAGAATTGTTTTTTGACAGTCATGTGTTTGGAAAATACTGCCAGTACTAGTACAATTGTACAAATTGCAAATTGAAGCTTCAgttctctttttattttgttggCGTCCTTGTCCAAGAGTTGACAAAAGCAGGCTTTTATTTTTTGTGAGTATTTTGATCTTTCAGTTTATGAAAAACTACTAACAAACCAAAATGAACTATTGGGAACCATGTTGGGCCGTTCATtctctatatatattttgttggGTTTTATGAAGTTTAAACGTTGGATCATGCCAAGACCAAAAAAAACGTTGGATCATGCCCCAAAAACTACCTTGGATATTTGTTAGTTTAGGGCCAACAACTAATTCTCAAAGTTCCCGTTTTGGTAGACAGGAGATTTACCAAGAAACTTTCTTATACAAGGTATATCAATTAAATAACCCAAGATGTATCCAGCGTTTCTTTGAAGCCAATTTTGAACCATCGGTCGAGATTAACTTAAAGGAACAACTAAACAAAGAAGGAAGCGAAAAAGATGCGGGATTGGAGTAGGGATGGCAAAATTCTTCGATGCATCGAGTTTTTTGTGGAAATcgtcttaaataaaaatttaaagatggAGAATATTTTTGTGAGAATGAGGATAGGGGGGAAATTTTTTCTGAGGCAGGTGAGAGATATGAGCGGGGATTCTCCGTCCTGCTCCCgtttttctcaaattttataaatttacttaattatctttaatagttTAATTCTTCTATAGCTATTTTTGTCATTTCACATGCTATATATTTAGAAACTTTGAGAGAAACCCTAACACTAATCCCCatttgcatattctcttcttcatcAGACTCAATTACTCACAGTAGCCACTCTCCCTTTTTCTCACTGCGCGTCATCCCTCTCCATTCTCCCTTCTCACCTGCGCCGTCACCCTTCTCTCACTGCACCGTCATCTCTCGCCACTCTCCCTTCTCATTCGCGCTGCGACCACTCTCTCTATCTACGATGTTGTCCATTCTCCTCTCCGTTGCGGCGTCGATTTTCATCTGCGCCTCTCCTCTCTGCTGCGTGTCCCACATTTTGTCTGGGCCTCTCTATATATTGTACTAATataaattatcaatataaatttttcattaaaatttttatataatttatcaaTATAGAAGATGGGGAATGGGATCCTGCGAAGAACACAAAAATTGCGGGGAATGGGATGGGGCCAATATTCCCCATGGTGGGATCGGGGGCGGGGATGGGAAACATATATGAGGCAACCCCATCACCGTCCCACTTCATTGTCGTCCCTATATTGGAGGACTAGGAACTACATGAATAAGGTTATGAAAGATCGCATCAACCTCTCTGCGAGATTCTGACAAGAGTGAAGGAGATAAATAATGCCTTTGAAACGAAAAGGAAGCAAAGTATTTTCAGATAAAAAGAGGAGAAACACATCAAGTGGAATCCTCCTCTTCAAAATTGGATAACTCTAAACACTGACAACTCAAggcacaataaataaaaaaaaatggatgCAGAGGATTCATCAGGAATAATGAAGGCAGATGGATAGAAAAAATTTCTTATTATATTAGAAATTGCTTAGCATCTAGGGTAGAACTATGAAAAATTGATCAGGGATTCAAAATAATCTGGATATtgagactaaaaaaaattattgagtaTTACCCCGATCTCGAAGAAGTGATCGCCAATTTGAATGGGAACAAAAACTTGGCTAATCATCCCAATACTCTCATTAAAAATATACCATAGCAGAAGGAAAAAGAAtgagagatttattttgtaaatctttatAGAAAagacaataaatatataaattatctagtgtataaaaattttaattttagaactGAATTTATATTTTTGGGACACTCTTATGAGAAAGgtggtaaatttttttttaatgataaaaaatgaaCATTAACGCATTTAGTTTATTATTGGATTCTTTAGGCGTTAGCCCCTGTTAAATCaccataaaaaaaacataaaataaataaacaacccAACCAAGTAGTACTTGTACTAAGTCTCccgtttttaataaaaaaagtaaaatgacAATTAAATTCTTAAAGATTTTGACTTCGGACTAAATAATCTCTAAAGGAAAAAAGTATAAATTTAGTCTTCTAGAATAGCAAACGGTGGATACATTATGTCTTtctatcaattcatcaattaaaattTAACGGTGATACTTATATGTACTGTCAGTTACTCTGACGTGTCTATCTATGAAAAATAGTTATGTAGATAACAATTTTTTTAGcgaaatttcacttgttttgataGAATTTGTAATAAATAGAAAGCAGTTAATAAAAAGTAtatgaaaactcaaaaaataataaatgcttCACCGTCCAAGACTACATCGTTTTCCTACTCATGTGCCAATAACGAGATATGCACCACTGTAAGTAAATAACGAAACACATGGACAATTCCTTTTCATTTTATACTATTCATTGACAGAAGGACATACATGTCTACCGTTTGCTATCTTAGAGGACCTAattggtacttttttttttcaaagactaATTAATCCCACATTTGTATTTGTTTCTTTTTCATggatataaataaagaaaatcaattTGGATTGGTTTAATTGTTAGCTCACTACATCACTTAAGTAAGTATTGAGAATTCAAATCTTGTCTTGTGCATATAGCAATTTGTTGGCCAAcaacaaacttttaaataaaattttgatccaCGATAAATTAGTTCTTGATCAGTTGGGTTGAGGGAAccgaaaaaaaataacaaaaaacaagaTAAGAAAAATAGTGCTTACCAATCAAGATATAATAATCAAGATATAATTATCaga is a window from the Arachis hypogaea cultivar Tifrunner chromosome 1, arahy.Tifrunner.gnm2.J5K5, whole genome shotgun sequence genome containing:
- the LOC112707421 gene encoding pleiotropic drug resistance protein 3; this translates as MELTPRSLTPMSLTPRSLTPMNLTPRGRTQGHVLNYDRDADSFVEEDKELQSKWAAIEKLPTFKRIKTSFVDVSQESVVLGARSSSRREVDVTKLGAVEKRLFIDRLIKHIENDNLQLLQKLRERMERVNVKLPSVEVKYTNLSVEAECEVVQGKPLPTLWNSLSSQLSGFVKTISCTTQGANISILNDVSGIIKPSRLTLLLGPPGCGKTTLLMALAGKLEQSLKVSGEISYNGQNLDEFVPRKTSAYISQYDLHIPEMTVRETIDFSARCQGVGSRADMVAEITRREKEEGIIPDPDIDTYMKAISVEGQSENLQTEYVLKILGLDICADVLVGDALERGISGGQKKRLTTGEMIVGPIKTLFMDEISTGLDSSTTFQIVTCLQQLVHITDATAVLSLLQPAPETFELFDDLILMAEGKIVYHGPCSQALQFFKDCGFWCPERKGVADFLQEVISKKDQRQYWYRTDIPYSYVSVDQFSEIFKSSYWGRMLGDELAQPFDKSQSHKNSLSHSVYSLGKWEIFKACMRRELLLMNRNSFIYVFKTAQLTITAIITMTVFLRTQHGVDLISSNYLLGSLYYTLVRLMTNGVAELIMTITRLPVVYKQTAFYLYPAWAYCLPASLIKIPFSFLDAIVWTSVTYYVIGYSPEITRFLRQFILLVALHMSSTSMCRFLAGVFKTDVAATTVGSLVLVLMFLFGGFILPRPSLPWWLRWGFWLSPMTYGEIGITLNEFLAPRWQIKDGNTTVGRRVLSDRGLDFESNFYWISIGALLGFAVVFDFGFILALTYLKQPKASRALVSKKKVSQLNGEENSNSVELKNKSVAVDIGSTSNETQSTGKMVLPFQPLTIAFKDVQYFVETPPEMKKHGSNEKRLQLLCDITGAFRPGVLTALMGVSGAGKTTLMDVLSGRKTGGIIEGDIRIGGYPKVQKTFARVSGYCEQNDIHSPYITVEESVTYSAWLRLPMEIDTATKGKFVEEVLETIELDDIKDSLVGIPGQSGLSTEQRKRLTIAVELVSNPSIIFMDEPTSGLDARAAAVVMRAVKNVVGTGRTTVCTIHQPSIDIFETFDELILMKAGGRIIYSGMLGHHSNKLIEYFQNIPGVPKIKDNYNPATWMLEATSASIEQELQIDFATIYKESHLYRETIQMVEELSKPVPGSSDLHFSTPFPQNTLGQFMACLWKQHLSYWRSPEYNLTRFIFMVVAAVIFGAVFWQKGKEINNQQDLFNIFGSMYIAVIFLGVNYCSTILPYVATERSVLYREKFAGMYSSIAYSFAQVAIEIPYILVQAILYVGITYPMIGFEWSVAKVFWYFYTTFCTFLYFVYLGMLIMSLSTNLDIASVLSTAVYTIFNLFSGFLMPGPKIPKWWVWCYWICPTAWSLNGLLTSQYGDMDKEITIFGKKEQVGAFLKDYYGFRHDRLSLAAVVLIAFPILYASLFAYCIGKMNFQKR